From a single Drosophila sulfurigaster albostrigata strain 15112-1811.04 chromosome 3, ASM2355843v2, whole genome shotgun sequence genomic region:
- the LOC133841242 gene encoding uncharacterized protein LOC133841242 gives MIELPRCVSDESGDLIPQPLKAKSKHVVHLKRPTIEQEKKLQIKKIPKKLYGDHLKEWREHRQRVLHMTGEVDNRPPGFQAARATGVHTLRENAVCYMERTKKNIQMLVELSKTKRTHGVINPFRYERVYTMSALPIALKNLDRIEEENLDIAKRILQVVAEIDTGIKSNKGFIFNRKSFTDLPFQINEGSLDKYKGFNFHMPETNKERWQLFRPRIYFDMYLKDARPLGRVVIQLYTEAAPVVVLEIVRACMSNMYDKFVIKRLFPSLWFDVKLSLDSNSPLLRPLEYDAKIIDHGAYGHVLSFSKEHLQGFRDHLSFALSFKPLRVVNGSRVGFGRVIKGSKIIDCLQSYGTKNGKLFRSIIFTGCGFL, from the coding sequence ATGATAGAGTTGCCGAGATGTGTTTCAGATGAATCAGGTGACTTGATTCCGCAGCCCCTTAAGGCCAAGAGTAAGCATGTTGTCCATCTAAAGAGGCCAACAATAgaacaagaaaagaaacttCAAATTAAGAAGATCCCAAAGAAATTATATGGGGATCATTTGAAGGAATGGCGAGAGCATCGTCAACGAGTCCTTCACATGACGGGTGAAGTGGATAACAGGCCGCCTGGCTTTCAAGCAGCTCGTGCCACAGGTGTTCATACATTGCGAGAGAATGCCGTTTGTTACATGGAGCGCACCAAGAAAAACATCCAGATGCTGGTCGAATTGTCAAAGACGAAACGCACCCATGGCGTGATTAATCCATTTCGCTACGAGCGTGTTTATACTATGTCAGCGCTGCCAATTGCGCTTAAAAACTTGGATCGCATTGAGGAAGAGAATTTGGATATTGCCAAACGCATACTCCAAGTTGTTGCCGAGATCGATACGGGTATCAAGTCGAATAAGGGTTTCATATTCAATCGGAAAAGCTTCACTGATTTGCCATTCCAAATAAATGAAGGCTCTTTGGACAAGTACAAGGGCTTTAACTTCCATATGCCCGAGACGAACAAGGAGCGCTGGCAACTGTTCCGACCGCGCATATACTTTGACATGTATCTCAAGGATGCGCGACCGCTCGGACGCGTTGTCATTCAACTCTACACGGAGGCAGCTCCGGTTGTGGTCTTGGAAATCGTTCGAGCCTGCATGTCCAACATGTACGACAAATTCGTAATCAAACGTTTGTTTCCCTCCCTGTGGTTCGACGTCAAACTCTCACTTGATAGCAACTCGCCGCTGTTGCGGCCCTTGGAGTATGATGCTAAGATCATCGATCATGGCGCCTACGGTCATGTACTCTCGTTCAGCAAAGAGCACTTGCAGGGCTTTCGTGACCACTTATCCTTCGCCCTCTCCTTTAAACCTCTCAGAGTGGTAAACGGTTCCCGTGTTGGCTTCGGCCGTGTTATCAAGGGCAGCAAGATCATCGATTGTCTCCAGAGCTATGGCACCAAGAATGGCAAATTATTCCGCAGCATTATCTTTACCGGCTGTGggtttctttaa
- the LOC133841243 gene encoding uncharacterized protein LOC133841243 — protein MADFPKCLSDDSLYEYEQNEKKRLTQTNNPKIVVFRGNVRPSHTRHKLRQRPSQLLHVQQWRDHRHRLKQIASNIDNKPPRYQAARQTGVMGMYNNAIAFMSRTKANMQMLMELSHFLRTRGAIQTFRSDRLYTTSSLAYKIKTLERVEEENLDIAKRLLDVVSQVDTGLKVKSKTCQPPKKTRSRRIKPFTMDEMPLKKYEGYNFEMPQTDEERWLLFRPLIYLDIYLKDSRPLGRIIVELFTEAAPVVVLELIFGLTQSCHCRVIQSCANH, from the exons ATGGCCGATTTTCCAAAATGTTTATCAGATGACTCACTTTACGAATACGAACAGAACGAAAAGAAACGACTTACACAGACTAATAACCCCAAAATAGTAGTTTTTAGGGGTAATGTGAGACCATCTCATACAAGGCACAAGCTCAGACAAAGACCCTCCCAACTGCTGCACGTGCAACAATGGAGGGATCACCGTCATCGGCTCAAACAGATTGCGAGCAACATAGACAACAAGCCCCCCAGATATCAGGCAGCTCGACAGACTGGCGTCATGGGAATGTATAATAATGCCATTGCTTTTATGAGCCGGACCAAAGCAAATATGCAGATGTTAATGGAATTGTCACATTTCCTGCGTACCCGTGGAGCTATTCAAACATTTCGATCCGATCGCTTGTATACCACGTCTTCATTGGCTTATAAAATTAAGACTTTAGAGCGTGTAGAAGAGGAAAATCTTGACATTGCCAAGCGCCTCCTTGACGTGGTGAGTCAAGTTGATACGGGCCTTAAGGTGAAGTCTAAAACGTGTCAGCCTCCCAAGAAAACGCGTTCTCGTCGCATAAAACCTTTCACTATGGACGAGATGCCACTCAAGAAATACGAAGGATATAACTTTGAGATGCCCCAGACCGACGAGGAACGCTGGCTGCTCTTTCGACCCCTTATCTACCTTGATATTTATCTGAAGGACTCGCGACCACTTGGCCGAATTATCGTAGAGCTGTTCACAGAGGCAGctcctgttgttgtgctgGAGTTG ATCTTTGGCTTGACGCAGAGTTGCCACTGTCGAGTAATTCAGAGCTGCGCAAACCATTAG